The sequence ACCAATAAGAGCCAAGTCTTTTTGACTCCTAAACAGCTCATTGTTTTCTAAAAGATTTCTGATGTATTCACAAATGAATGTACTTCGTTGACTAATTACAGCTTACTATGCCTTCTAATGATCAAAATGACATTACCTTACATTTTataacctcatatttatatttaaaataggCCTCTATTATGTTTGCACTTAAATCATCATCAGCAATGCCCTTGTGAGTGTTTCACTTTGTATTATTCTAATAAAATGAACCTTATTAAAGATATAAAGCCTTCTTTACAAATTGGCCTTTCCCAGATAGCATCCGGATGTGGGCCACTTCAGGCAGTGCTGGCCTTCTTTTGGCCCGGTCAAAATGGATATGAGCCTGAAGTGGCccacataataaataatagcaaATATGGCCCAAATATCCCAAATCACAAGTGTGATTTCACTCATAGTTCAACTATCTTGTGGTGATTACTAGAAGGTACACAAGGCTGGTTGATCACTCACTTGATCACTGCGCAGTTCCCTTGGCAGCATCGAACATTTTCTTGCGGCCTTCCATTCCAGACATGGCCTCCACATTTTTCCTCCAGTCACTAACCTCTACTGTCTTTTcctgcagtacacacacacaccagtttgCCACTTTCAGGTTTTTACACAATCTTTGTTTGAAACAAGATGCACAGAGCTCCTCAGATCACTACCCCACCTTCTCTGTGTCCTCTTTCTTGACTGATTTCAGGTTTGCTCTCAGGTCTAATGACACCTTATGTTTGGACCCCAAAAGAGAGCGCAGGATGGCATCTGCTGACACTCGCACTCTTCTCAGACTGGGCCGCTTAAACTTCCCCCTCAAGTCTAAGACTTTAATGGTTAGATCTTTTATCTGCATAAAAGAAGGCCAGATGTAAGATTTACAGCAAGGATCAAGCAATAGTTTCGGGCTTATTTTCTCTTAAAACATGCATGAATAAGAGTTTTCACCTCTCTGGTGTTATGCAGCACTTTTGCTTCAATATCGTAGCGCTCTTCATCCACCACGTCGATCTTGGCATGGAGCTCTCGACACAGTTCCTGTCagtgattggtgtgtgtgtgtggggggggggtggggtgggggggggggggtgcaacACACTCATAAGTTTTAAAACATATGCTTCAGGAATTCTTTGAAGCAGTAACATTATGATCTAACATTAGCGTGTTTAAATCCAGTTGAATGTTTGATcttgtgtgcatgagtgtgtgcacAGTCATACCTGGAGCTCTGCGAAAGACATTCCACCAGTCTGTAGAAGAGGGGATTTCTCTTCCAGATATCgctgcttctcctcctccttatcTATCATCTCCTGCTCCAACATCTCTTTAGCTTTAGCAACCATCAGGCTCTGCACCcatacacatacagagacaACACAGTAGAGTCCATGCTGTTCGTGTCAAATAAGTCTTGGTAAGTGTATTAAAATACATCTCcattcattactctacattactaaTCATTTAACCGTTCATAATCACGTTTCTCAATGGTCTACCGCACATACATACCTTCAGCATGAGTTTACGAGAGGCTGAAATCTTGGACTTTTTctagtaaacaaaaaaaaatctgttgtaATGCTGAAATAAATGGGTTGCagtatttttttcaatattaatattttattaaagtacACCTCATTGCTTGTTTAGAAACCCTTATGTGTAAAAGGAACATAAATATCTATAGGTGTATTATTTACACAGCGATACAAGATGTCCATGTCACTTACCTCTTGCCTGCAatgtgaaaaaacaaatcattaGTAAATAGTGACTAATGGGAATCAaaagtacccccccccccacccccacccccatttTAACATTGGTCACAACTCAGTTTTCTACAATAGAAAATTCTACTAAAAGCTCCTCGCAGACATTTGCTACGAGGGAAACCCCAAGTAGACGAGATGAAAAAGCAAAACAGAAACGCAACTCACTCGGGCATCTTTACAATGTGGATTCAACCTAGAggacaaaaataaaagcttttgttACTAACGCTTGGCACCATGTGGAGAATTAAGTGCTTTAGCCAAAAAGTCAGCTTTCAGTTGCCAGCATTACTGAGACAACACAGGCTAACAAGCACCTTTCTGAAGCTTGTCCTGAATGTAAAAAAGAATCATTTCTGGTCTTTAATCAATTAGATTAGCACTTAGTGCCCTCTTACCAATTTCGGTTTCTACTGGTATATTGAAATGACTGTTGGAGAGTAGTTTTGAATGCCAAGACATTTCATTGGAAAAGCCTGTAACTTTGTGAATTATTGTGATTATTAATTTTCATCCTAACATTTGGCACATACTTATGTGATATCAAAGTGATATCAAATATCTCATTGGCAAAGATTTATGCTGCAATACAGCTTGTGCTCAGTATGGACTTCAGATTAACTTTAGAATAGCTTTGCTTTGCAACTGTTGGCCATTTTGATGTGATACCtttggccacacacacacacacacacacacaccctaaaaAGAAAGTGTTGGCTGAGCAGGCTGACACACAGTGAGTTAGGGGATAATGGCATGCCAGCTATTTCAGATAACAACCCGCCTTTCTCCTGCTTATTTTCACCAGTGCTGTGCCATAAATAGACCTGCATCAGGCCTTTTAAAGAGTTCCATGCCTTCTGTGACTTTTACAGAAACTCCATTAAACATCCTCTTTGAACACATGGCACTAACATGCTAAATATACTGTGGTAAATAGTCAATTGTTTGAAagtcaaattattattattattattattgttgttattattattgttattattattattttaagggtTAAAGGTTTGAAAAAATGACCTGTGTGTGAATTAAAGTGATTGTACACCTTTTTGCTGTTTGCAATAAAACTAGAAAATATTAGTATTCTAATTTCAGCCTTAGACTCTCAGTTATCAGACCTTAGACTCTAATGAGACAAGGCTGCTTGGTGTATCATATAGCAGAGAAAAAAGACAATAAGTTGAGAGCAAACAATAAAACTTTCAGAATTATTCACAAATtattaagatttttaaaaaaaaagagtattcattttcatgattgttattattttttacatcagtCAGTTAAAGTAAAGGTATGCTCTTACCTCTGACACAGCGATGGAAGGAGGGCTGCACCACAAAATGATGCTCAGGAACAATGTCTCCTTCTTTTAAGCCATCCTCTTATTGTTCTTGCCTTGCTTCTCACTGGGAGATATTAATAGAAGCATgcgagcgcgcacacacacacacacatagagctCTTATCCAGCGCTTGTgattctgcctttttttttatgtttctagAGTTGGTCAACAATGACCAGCACCTACTCTATCACTCTGTCTATCACTGTCTTTGTCTCAGTCCCAATTAACCACAAACGGCTCAGATCagagaaacaagaacaaaacaataTGTATATTAGCATAAAACCGACTTTTATTTGTGGTACTGGTAGTCTGGATAAGacttttaatgttttctttggattttttaaaaaacgttcTAAACAGATCAATAAGCATTGTATTAGATGTaggaaaaactaaaataaaatgtgacatTCTACAGTATACTTTAGTGTTAGATTTAGTGTTTTGGCatgaaatacatttcatttaattcagttaaattgtattttatttggtatagcacttttaacaatggacattgtcccaaagcagcttcattcaggatatagattttaaatgtatgaatgtattcctaatgagcaagccagaggcagcGGTAGTaaagaaaaaactccctgagacgctatgaggaagaaaccttgagaggaaccagactcaaaagggaacccatcctcatctcaGTAACACcagtaattataaataaatcccttctacaactgtgtactacatggccAAAAACTACAACTGtctaaccaggaaattcattatagttgtCACATGAAGTCTGCTTTGTTGAACTcatcaactgttcactgatggagacttgagtgcaaaactttTCATATCAATTGCTGTCCCAAGCCATCTtaatggtttttaagtggtaccatcctcagtaatcttatgtatctttaggctgtccatgtggggcAGCAGCAAGTGATTTCCAGATACTTCGTAATGTAACTGAATGTATTATTGGAGCTATTTATATCTGTCTTATATGTGCTTACAATAAtcacagtgagtgagtgaatgacagTCATAGTCTTTGGAATGTTTTGGGGTAATTTCCTATATGATTTAACAATCATGGCTATGCTCATTTAATTACTAATTAATGCTAGCTTGATTTCATGAAGGTCTAGTTTGCCCAGATTCTAGTAGCCTTGGACAAGGTTgtggtaaaagaaaaaaactaactaCACCACGACAACTATAATGATTGAGCTGCAGTTTACTGTTCATTTAAAACCGGGTTTGTAGTGGCATTGCAGGGGTTTCATAAAATTGATAGAAATATCAGtgtcacattaaataaaaaaatttaaaatacacCATGTGGCCAAAATTATATACTTGGTGAACATCCCATTCAGAAATGAATATAGAGCTGTTCATGCtctaacagcctccactcttctgggaaggctttccactagattttggagcgtggctgtggggatttgtgctcattcagccacaagagcattagtgaggtcgggcaAGAAGGTGTGGTTCACAATTGGTTTTCTAGTAACTAGAAtctagttcatcccaaagatgggCTAAGGGCTCTGTGCTGGCCATTTGAGTAAGCCACGCTTCAGCACCAACCTTGACAGaacatgtctttatggacctcgctttattcacattgtcatgctggaacaggttagGGCTAGACCCCATGGTTCCATTGAAGGGAAATCTCAATGCTACAGcaaacaaagacattctagacaattgtgtacttccagctttgtggtaacagtttggggaataaccacatatgggtgtgatggacaggtgtccacatagttttgaccatatagtgtataactTTTTTACAAGTTCTAATAAACACTCtaacaataaaaatgcaaaaaaaaaaaattattacatttatatcatttattacAAATGTTATAATACTTAACTCATCCAGGATCTACAAGCACATATTCTGAGGGTTCTATAACTCCAGTGTTGGATTCAGCGGGTAAAATGGTTAGAAATGAACACCCATAGTGTAAACAAGTAAATGCAATCATTCATAGCATTTGCCTCATACTctgaatatttaaaaagcagGATGACTTTTGTTTAAATTGCTATATAGAGCAGCTAAAAAAGGTCGAGAATCCCTCAACTAGGAGTTTGGCATGGTTTGGCTTATCCACTATGTAGGGCCATGTGTTCCACAGAGAGGCTTAATGACTGTGCTATTAGAGAGCTCAGTGTTTCCCCATCACAACCCTCTGTCCCGTAACACTGCCACGATTAAAATATTAACTGTAGACAGCTCAAATCTCTGTGTCTTGATGACAGGAACGTAATACTCTGCATACAACCATGTGGCTAAACATAGTGCAGCATACCAGCTGATGCTGCCACTCGTATTTGTGTTtataatactgtatgtgtgtgctgggAGACATATGAATGTATAACTTTGATTGATGTCTATCGCTGAACTTAACCTCTACCCCGTAGGACACCACATATCTAGCATGCATATTTGTTTGTAGATTCATTTCTCTGTTGTCACAGTAATTGGATATCTGTGCCCTTGTTAACAAGCTTTTGTAGCAGCATGGTAGAATGGAAATGTGTGGGAGCATTGTTTCCTCTATGATAAACCTACAAAGATTATCTAGAAGATTGTCAGTTCATATCATATCACCTTTGGCTATTAATCATACAGGGGATATGAGAGGATAATGGGATATGATTTAAAGGCCCACATCTGCTGTGGACTGTTGATCAGATATTACCAGTTCAAGAGACTCTGAAAACACCCTTAAGTGCGTTAAACACCTGCTACGCTTACTCACAAAGCCTTATCTGTTGCTTGCTATATTAGCCTGGACATTGTTTATGATACTTGGGCTATTTTTCATCATACATCAGTCCCTCTGTTTGCTAATAAATCTTTTGTTACTAAGGCTTATAATCGATTGCTGGAGATAATTACAGGCCTAAACAAACCTTGCATGTGTCTGTGATATATCTTTTTATACTATGACACAGACATTCCCCATAAGTGCTTCCTGTAAATTGCAGGCCTCCAGACAGttggtttgtgtgtatatggatGTTGTATTAACATTCCCACTGTGTCTTGTACCTGATCCAGCCAGCTAATTCTCCCTGGTAAATCCCAAATGGAAACAGTTGTGCTTTGGTGTGTGATTATTTCCAAAggaaaaaatgcatttatttttagcttGAAACCCCCTCATTAGTCCAGCAAGGTCATTGAGCAGTTAATAACCACTTATAATGAACAGAGTGCTAATCACAGAAGTAACATTAAGAAATGCAGCacttttcagaaagaaaaaaaaaactttatagaGGCTGTCTGGGACTTGTAGCGATAGACATAAATGAAAGCCAAAATctgcattaaaaataatttccttataaaactgcatgaCAGTGTATCTGGTGGCAAAGCACTCCActtttttccacacaaaacacAGTGACTGTTTTCCCCTTCTTTTTAACTGAGGTCTGTATTTCTGCTGTATATTTAAAGACTTAAACCTGCATTTGGattatttcatttcagattAACACAGGATAATCTGTCACTCAATGTCTCTCAGTCTTTCATTCCATAATTCGTGTCTTCATGGCAGCATGCTCCCGGTCAGGGTGCCGACAGGCTCGGAGACATAATCCCCCATTGTTCATTAACAACACTTCTGCTTTTTGATGTCTCAATGATGTCATATGTAAACAATCAGGTCATCTGCACATGTTTACCCTGCCTCTGTGAAGGAAGGCTATAGCAGTTTATAGAGATCGTTTTAGTATAATCACGACCGTTTCTCctcaattattttcttcactaTTAGACATGTGACACGTTTCTGAGAGGTCCCAAAGAAGCATAAACTGTAATATGTAGTAATGTGTAGTATTGCACAGTGAGGTAATGTGTTTTAAACCACTAGTGTGGCTCACTGTTGACTCAGTGGAACAAGTAAGcaatatttattgatttaataaATTAGCTCTTTTCTAACAGTTTTAAAGGATTGTTAACTTCCTGTTATTTTTAAGATTCATTGAGAACATTTAAACCCCAGTAGATATAAAACAGTATGAAAACGTCATCTGTTTGATAAACCCATCGTTGAAAGTGTAGTCATGCTGCTTGTAGAATCTGGCCCTTGTAAAATAATGCTCTTTATAATGAGTAGTTAAAGGTTTAAAAGCCTTTCCATGTGCAAATTGCAAGCACGTGCGACTCTGTGGTAGGTGTAGAAATGCAGAAATCAAAGCAGAAAGCTGAAGCAGATCCTCTTGGTCTTGTGTACTGCGTTCCTACTGTGCATGGGCTAGAGCTCCTGCCCCTTGGCCGAACCCAAAACCCTTCGGCCCAAAGTTTTTAGCATAGCAACCTGtagatccaaaaaaaaaaaaaaagactgagttATACATTTCAAATCCTCAGTATAATCCCAGACCTGCCAATCccaaagaggaataaaactgaCCTATAAAAATGGGGAAAGGGGGTGGGGCTTTCACAAGgtgttaatataataatatcatagagttcaaaacacctacCTAACTGTCAATCATTCTAAGTTCATGAGTAGGCTTGCCTGTTTTTATTGTTGGGCAAAAGGAAGACTctattgatatatttttaagtGATCGAACAGCATACTCCAATATTAAAATGCAGAGCTCCTATGCAAAATGTgtaaaggttggcaggtctgtaATCTATTTATGAGCATATTATTcaatttacactgttattagAACAGTATCATATGGTACACTACAGTGTTTTCCAGTATTGCTACTGGAATAACAGAATACTATCAATTTGAATGTTCTTGCTGTCCTGGAGCAGAATCATAAAACACAAAAgtactccaagagcaagattgTGAGATGCTGGGATATTTGATATAGTAACATATTATAATTTCC comes from Ictalurus punctatus breed USDA103 chromosome 11, Coco_2.0, whole genome shotgun sequence and encodes:
- the tnni1b gene encoding troponin I type 1b (skeletal, slow), which encodes MLKSLMVAKAKEMLEQEMIDKEEEKQRYLEEKSPLLQTGGMSFAELQELCRELHAKIDVVDEERYDIEAKVLHNTREIKDLTIKVLDLRGKFKRPSLRRVRVSADAILRSLLGSKHKVSLDLRANLKSVKKEDTEKEKTVEVSDWRKNVEAMSGMEGRKKMFDAAKGTAQ